The following is a genomic window from Chiloscyllium plagiosum isolate BGI_BamShark_2017 chromosome 27, ASM401019v2, whole genome shotgun sequence.
ATGTTAAGACAAGTGATCAAAAAACTTGTCAAGAAATTAGCTGTTAAGGAGCATCTTACAGAAGGAAAGAGAGGTAAAGAGGCCACAAGGTTTacggagggaatttcagagtttaggTTCGAGGCAGCTGAAAGAATAGTAGAGCAGTGATGCACATGAGCccagaattggaggtgtgcaGAAATCTTGGAATATTATAAAggtaaaaatcatacaacaccaggttatagtccaacaggtttatttggaagcactagctttcagagtgctgctccttcatcaggtggttgtggagcagaatcataagacacagaatttatagcaagttaCAAAGGTAGGAAGTGGATGAAGCTATGGAGAGATTTGAAGAGAAAgatgcagaatatttaaattgCGGTATAGACAGACAGTGAACCAATGTAGATCAGGAAGTAGCGGATGTTGAGTGATGGGGCTTGGTATAAATTCGGGTGAATTCGAGCAGCAGGGTTTTTATGAGTTCAGATTTATGGAGGGAGAAAGATGGGAGGCCATCCAGAAGAACTATTTCCAAAaagaatattttaagaaggatAATTGCTGCCTCTATCGGTTGTTTTTGATTGCTATTGATTCTGTGTCTGATTGTAATGTAGAAAGCTGGCACTAAGATATCACCCAGATAAAAATCTGGATGACCCTACAGCTGCTGAACTGTTCAAAGAAATAAACAGAGCCAATACCATACTCTCTGATGAAAAGAAGAAGCGTATCTATGACTCATATGGCTCAGTCGGGCTGCAAATGGCCTCAATGCTTGGGGAGGATGGGGAAAACATCCTCGCCTCAAAGAATAACTGCTGCATAAAGGTGAGCTGTGTTACTCCACCCTCACACTTCCATTACTCCCCCCTTACACTTGCATTACTGGTCCCATGACACATCAATCCCACCTTTGCTCAACCTTCCCATTCAATTTTGATGATCTGATGATTCTCGACTGGCAGCCTATGCAATCTCTCCTATCCAAAATCTCCAAGATATTTTTGTAAGGATTGAATAAAAGTGTCCAAAACAAATTAAAGTAATACACCATTTTATGATAATTTTCCTCCACGTACATTTTTTCCTCACACATTTTGCTCTCTGTGTCCGGGAGATTCAACTTGAATTCCTACCGGTTGATACCTGAGACCATGGCTATGTTTGTTTTGGCCACAATGCTATGCTTTCACATGAGATGAATGACAATCATGTTCCCAATTGtgtctctcccctccccttctcTTTCCTGAATTAGTTACCAATCCATGGCCACTGGATGCTTTCCAGCACTTTAGTCAAGTTGCTGTATTCTATATGTGGATTGATAGTTTATTCAAACATGTATGATCACAGCCTAACATAATCCTGTCCTCCCCGTTGTATTGGTGGAATAATCTCTAAGCCTTCTTCTGTTTATTTTCAACCTTAAATCCTCTATCCTACACGCTCTTTGTCCCTCACTTAGGTTTCATGGAACCTTGGCTCCATGATAGCACATCCACCTTCAGATAATAGGGAATCCAGACTAACTTCTtatgcaatgctgagggaatagagtcatagagtcatacagcacggaaacagacactttggtccaactcatccatgccatccaAGTTTCGCAAACTCAACCCATcgtatttgcctgcatttggcacatatccctctaaacatttcctattcatgtacctgtctaaatgtttttaaaatgatgtaactatagctgcatctaccacttcctctggcagttcatttcacatatgaaccactcactgtgtgaaaatgttgcccctcaggtcccttttaaatttgccTCCTCTCACCTAAAGTGCCCTCTAGTTTGAACTTCCCAACCcaacagaaaggacatttgatttatctatgcccctcaagattttgtaaagTTATGAAAgctcgcccctcaacctcctatgttccagtcaaaaaagtcccagtctatcattagaatgcctacagtatggaaacaggccatttggcccctcgagtctgaaccaaccctctgaagatcatcccacccaaacccaaccccctaccctgtccctgtaaccctgcattttctatggTTAACCTACCCAACCTAaacaaggcaatttagcatggccaatccacgtaactgcacatctttggactgtgggaggaaactggagcacctgaaggaagcccacgtagacacggggagaatatgcaatctccacacagacagtcagccacaagtggaatcaaacccaggtccctaatgctgtgaggcagtagtgctaaccactgagccaccattccaccctcATCCTTATAACTAAAACCTCCCAGTCTcataacatccttgtacatcctTTCTGTggatctccaatttaataatgttctTCCTATACCAggggaaccaaaactgtacacagtatttcaaaagtggcctcacaatgtcctgtacaactgaaacattatgttccaactcctgtacttaatggtctgagcaatgaaggcaagcatgccaaatgtcttctttaccaccctgtctacctgtgttgcAATTTTCAATGAACTTGAATACTTGAACCCCTATGTCTCTCAGTTCAACAACACCACCCAGGGCCTACTATTAAATGTGTAAGCTCTGCCCTTGATTGTCTTACCAAAATCTATCTACCAATCCCCAACCTattggtccaattgatcaagCTCTTGTTGTCCTATTATATAAATGTCAGCCCTTCTGGTTCCACCAGAGCTACAGCAGATCTCCTGGAGAATTGCCTGATATTTTCCTTGCAGCCGATAAAAGTTAAATGAAAACTTAAATAACTAACAACTTTATAACACAAAAATTAGATGaaaatattttagaaataaatCATGGCTTTTGATGcactttttgtttatatttttaagttaacTATGGTGGGAGCAAATTtagtaataactttcaaaagagaattggataaatacttggaatGGAATTTTTTCGGCATTGTGGGAAAGGAAAGGGCAGTGTGGCTAATTGGATGCAatatgagttgaatggcctcttcccaggGAATATTATTCTCAGACTCTGTATAGGGATGGGTCTTCTTTCGCAAATTAGTCTTCAAAAtgagtggcttagtggttagcactacagcctcacagcaccagagacccaggttcgattgcagccttgagcgactgtctgtgtggagtttgcacattctccccgtgtctgcatgggtttcctcccacagtccaaagatgtgcaggtctggtaaattgcccatagcgttagtaggtctgggtgggttactcttcggagggttggtgtggacttgttgggctgaacagcctgtttccacactgtagggaatctaatctaatctaaaataacagTATTTATAACATTACAGGTCAATATGAACAGGTTTATACACTGTAATTTAATAACTATTCTTGGCATTAATTAAGTACAGCTAAACCTCGCAAATTCACAGGAGAGTCCATGTACATTAACAGTTTCAAGTTCAAAGTTGATCAGACCtcaaattaattctgatttctcttccctTGCACCCAATCTTGTATGTCCTTTTCTATTTTCATTATGTTTCAGCATTTCTTTAATCTTTTTTCATTCCCTTACCAATAAACTTACTGATTGCACATCCTGATTCATGTGTCCATCAAATTTTATGCAGGAGGCAGTTACTAAAATATCAGAGGCCGTCGAAGCGTTAGTCAGGATGTTATCTGTTCATCACTTTGGACTATTTTACTTTGCCTGCAAATGTTCACACCCAATCAATACAGCTCTTTCCCACCACTTCTATCCAACTATTTGAAAATGTCAAAAATCTCCTGGAACCACCTGAAATAAAATAGGGAGCCAACACGATGCTATGTTATCTATACTGCAGCTGTTAATTTCTCGAGGATTTGTTGCAAGTTATAGGACTCGTTTCCAACAAAGGATTGATCAAACTTTAATGAGATCAGACAAAAGTTGTTGGATAGTTTAAGTAAAGAAATGAATGCAAAATGGAAGTTGTTGGCAGTGCTTTAAGTCAGAGGACTTGAACACATCTGATCCAATGCTGGCTTTGCAGTTCACGCCCTTACCACTGGGACTCAGGTCCTTGGGTTTAGAGGCAGGATGATTGTAATGTCTGGTCTCATTGTCGGttagttgttttttttcccaattgtGTACTGAAAGCTTTGTTTCTCTTACAGTTTTTGGCCTATTTCTGTACGATCATcacttgctgttgctgctgtttgtGTTGTTGTTTCTGCTGTGGCAAGTGTTTACCAAAGGCTGATCAAACCAATGAGAGCTCTGGAGACATTCCCACAGGTGAGGAACACATGGTAATTAAGGTGCATGTTAAACATCCATCAGACCCATTTGAAAATACTAACTCCTGTATTTATCCTTCTGATTTTCATCCTACCCTTCTAAAGGTGTTGATTCCTGCTGGGGTGCAGTGCATTTTTCCAGCAGGAGACCATGAGCCCCTCACACTTGTTCCACATTTCATTAGATCACTGCTGATCTGTGTCATAATCCCATTACTTGTTTGCCTATCATCCTCTACTCAccaaaaatctattaatcttCACCTTTAAAGCTCCAATTTTCTCACCAGCATAGTCACGAGAAAATGTGAAGAGAGCTGAATTGGTTCTCCTCTTTCCAACCTTGCTTGTTGGTCTACTAACTCgattttctctctccacccttcaggctctctgcctgtattcctgatgaagggcttttgcccgaaatgtcgattttactgctccttggatgctgcctgaactgctgtgcttttccagcaccattctaatctagactctagtttccagcacctacagtcattggttttacctctccacagatgctgccagacctgttgagcttttcaagcaatttctgagtttgtttctgatttccagcatcctcagttctttagttttttaAGTTCTTTACAACATGaacttttaacttcattttctCAATTAAAATGCAGTTAATTTTTTTCACCAGAAACAAAATGGAGCCAATTACAAAGATGTTCTTGAGTGAAAGGAAGTGCAGTTTTACTGTTTGCTAATGCAAAAGCATAATAGACTTGGGATTGTCTCCTCTGTTACCAGACCATTAATAAGTTCACTCTCCAAGTAAACTTTGACTACTGGCTCCTCTAGGATGCTGGAAGTTAACTTGTTTCCAGGTTGAACTTTTCATAAGTTATCTTATCCTGATCTATGAAAACATTGACATTAAATGTGGTCATCTCAACATTTCAGTGTTACAGATTGAagaaattttttttataaatttatttaaaatagacTTTGAAGGAACAATTTAATTTCCCCAATCCAGTTCTTTCATAGTCAGTAGTACTATTCCAGACATTGAGCTCCTAATTTCATTACGGCCGAATAAGGCAGggtaaaatgtttcccctcttttttttagattagattagattactcacagtgtggaaacaggcctttcagcccaacaaatccacactgaccttccgaagaggaacccacccagacccattcccctacatttaccctttcacctaacactacgggcaatttagcatggccaattcacctaacctgcacatttttggactgtgggaggaaagcggagcacctggaggaaagccacacagacacagggagaatgtacaaactccacacagacagttgcctgaggcgggaattgaacccagatctctggcgctgtgagacagtagtgctaaccactgtgccactgtgtcgcccatTATCAATCTGCCAGTTGGTTGCAGCAAAGATTTATGTTCTTTTTAGCATGTGAGTATAGCTATTCTCCAATTACTGTAAGCAATAAGGAGGCAATTAAAAAGCTTTCTTGAGTGAAAGGAAAAGCTATTATGTACTAACCACAAGAAAAACAATagttgacacacacacacacaaacacacacacacacatatatatcaGTTGAAAAGTTAAAAGGAAATAGGGTCCAGTACAAAGGAAGGTAAAATAATATACAATTTGAAGTCTTTAGGGAGTGTTTGAGGTGTAAAGTTTTAAATTGACACTATGGTTGACTATTAGTATCTGGGACCATCAATAATAATGAATGACGTAGTTATCCTTTGAGTTCTCAGTGTCCTGATATTTATCTCCAATCAAGGTGCTTTGTCCTCCTGAAAGAAAGCATCAATAGCCTCTGTTCAGTGCTGCATCCTTAGTTTCATCTCCTCTCTCTGTCAAAACAACTCCTTGGAAGCTTGTCTGTTGCGGAAGATATGTTCTCAGGCTTATTAATTGTAGGTGAGGTGTCATGTGAACATTTTCAAAAAGTATGAATTAGACTAGAAAATGGAGGCCTTTTTaaacactttctcaaggggctTGCTGGCTGGTTTCATTGCTCTTAGAAAAACATGTTAATTTCAGCTTGTCTCTCCCTTGTTTAATCTATATTGGTTTCATGAAACTTAGCTAACCATTTGATTGCCGTGGTCATTTAAAGCCTGTGCTTttgttgcctttttaaaaaaataatttcaacCCATGAAAGTCCCAGCTATTAATAGGACAATGGAATTAGAAAATTAATAGTCCATATTTATGCCACCATGACAGCACTCCTTACCTTCTGGGCAGACAATTCCATATTTCCACTATCCTTTGTTTTTTAACATCACCACTAAATGGTCTATTGCAGCTAAATGTGACATGGTCATATCCATTCTCCAAGCACCTCTGCTTTCACTACTGATGCACAGTGGTAACAGTATACAGtacattatctacaagatgcactgtggcaATTCACCAAGGGTCCCTCAACAGAATTTTCCAAACTGGGACTTCTGCTACCTAGAAGGgcacatgggaaaaccaccacctgcatgttcccttccaagccacacactattctgacttggaattacaGGGGGCCCCCGATTTACTAATGTGATCACATATGGGGTGTAATGTTAAAGATCTGATATCTGAAAATTTCCCGTACTTACGAATGGTGACTTaatattgtcctgcattgcaTTTAGAGTTGTTTACAAATCGACTTGTTAATGGACTCAAGAAGTCATAACATGGGGACCGCCTGTATATTGCCATTCATGCACTGTCACAGTCAATCTCCTGAACTCCTTTCCTAACGGCCGTGTGGATTCATTTGGGCCTAAATGGACTGCcgtgattcaagaaagcaactcaccactacTTTCTTTTGAGCAATTAGGGGTGAGCAGCAAATGTCggactagccagtgatgcccacatctcatgaacaagtAAAATAAACAGTGACtaaactatggttagacgcaggaTCTTACATTTCCCTAGTCTACAGGTCTCTAGACTACAAATTAATGactctttgatttgatttaatttgatttgttgtcacttgtaccgagacacagtgaaaaaaatTGCTTTGCCTGCTAACCGGACAAATAATACCTTACCtaagtacatcagagtaatagaacaaaTAGGAATGAGTTTCATTGGGAGAGTTACTGGAGGAGTAGGGTTGAGATGGTTTGGGtacaggaggaatgggattcaatGGGAGGGTTAGAATACTGGAAGAATAGGGTTCATTGGGAGGTAAAAGATCCAAGAGGAATGAGTTTTGATAGGTGCGTTAGAGTACTGAAGGAATGGGGTTTGAGTGGAGAGGTAAGAAACTGGAGGAATGGTTTTATTGGGCTACTGATGCGACAAGTTTTAATCAGAGCTGGATAAACGAAGAAAGGATTTCTATGGGCAGTTAAGGTACTGAAGGGATGATGTTCAATGCAAGGGTTAGGACATGCGAGAGATGGGGCCTGATTGCAGTGTTTTAATACTGGAGAGGCAGATAGTTGTTAATGAGCACTAAAGGTAGGATATTCAAAGAGAAAATGTAGACAATTTTGTCGGCAGTGTTGTAGATTCTAATGGAGAACCGAGGTAGCGAAATGATTATTGGGAGTTTGTATGTCACAGGAATTGGCCTTGATGAGACAAATGGTCTTTCCTTCTTGCTTATTTTTCTGTCAGTGTAATTTTAGCCAATTCCCCAGCTGAGGTGAGCTAATTTAGCAAAAAGAAGATATTGAACCAACAACAATCCAGCCTCTGAGGATTAGTGCTGCACAGATGGTAGCATTAAACACTTGCACAGTACAAATTCCTAGCAGaaggaaagaaagacttgcattaaatagcacctttcacaCCTCTGGATGACCCAAAGAACTTCACACCTAATGAAATACTTacaaagtgtagtcactgttcaAAATGAAAAGGGATCAGCTTCGTGGCACTGAGGTTTAACATATTAATCAACACTCCCTTATTACTGCATTGTAAGGATCAGCTTTGGATGTTGTGCACAAGCTTATGAGGAACGAGTTGAGCCCACAACCTCTGCAACAAGAGGAAAGTACTATCCACTGAGCAATCCTTATAGTTTTAACACATTTATCTTGAATTTTATATCTATTTTCTTTTTCAGATGAATCAAATCCTATCTTGGATCAGCCATACACCATATATAGTGAAAACAGTCCATTAAACCAGGAGTGTGATAGCAGCTACAACGCAGTTAAATAAGGAGAAATGAGACATTTGCTATCGGTGGATATTACAGCCCAGTTCAACTTATTGAAGATTAGTAGAACTTTTGAAATAAgtcattattttcaaatgtttacGACACAGAAGGGAGTTTATTCACTgcacattctatttgcctttctgTTTACTACTGAATTATATGTGAAAAGGTATAAACATGCTCCCTCTGCCAAGTAAACCTTGTACTTTAACCTTCCTTGAAGAAACAAA
Proteins encoded in this region:
- the LOC122563599 gene encoding dnaJ homolog subfamily C member 5-like; this translates as MANRRERANSTSGETLYRILHLPRKSTPEEVKAAYRKLALRYHPDKNLDDPTAAELFKEINRANTILSDEKKKRIYDSYGSVGLQMASMLGEDGENILASKNNCCIKFLAYFCTIITCCCCCLCCCFCCGKCLPKADQTNESSGDIPTDESNPILDQPYTIYSENSPLNQECDSSYNAVK